In a genomic window of Thermoplasmata archaeon:
- the ahcY gene encoding adenosylhomocysteinase, which produces MDFEIRDAGLAPEGRLRIEWAERQMPVLGLIRERFAKKKPLKGIRVGACLHVTSETANLVLALRAGGAEVSLCASNPLSTQDDVAASLATDHGIRVFAIHGEDRETYYRHVHRVLDARPNITMDDGGDLVSTLHSERKELMNSIIAGTEETTTGVIRFRSMEREGVLKFPIIAVNDAMTKHLFDNRYGTGQSSIDGILRATNVLLAGKSFVVAGYGWCGRGVAMRARGAGANVIVTEVDPLRALEAVMDGFRVLPMRRAAREGDIFITATGNRNVIRAEHIRLMKDGAILCNTGHFNVEIELPALERLSASKRRIRKEVDEYRLKSGKRIYLLSEGRLVNLAAAEGHPAAVMDMSFANQALCAEYIAREGRDLKIGVYPVPGSIDSEVARLKLRAMGISIDRLTSEQRRYLRSWSDGT; this is translated from the coding sequence GTGGACTTTGAGATAAGGGACGCCGGACTTGCCCCCGAGGGCAGGCTTAGGATTGAGTGGGCGGAAAGACAGATGCCGGTCCTCGGACTGATTCGAGAGCGTTTTGCGAAGAAGAAGCCCCTCAAGGGCATCCGAGTCGGGGCCTGTCTGCACGTAACCTCGGAGACCGCAAATCTGGTTCTGGCGCTCAGAGCCGGGGGCGCGGAGGTCTCGCTCTGCGCCTCCAATCCACTCAGCACGCAGGACGATGTTGCCGCCTCGCTGGCCACCGACCACGGCATCCGAGTATTCGCAATTCACGGCGAGGACAGGGAGACCTACTACAGACATGTCCACCGTGTTCTCGATGCCCGTCCAAACATCACCATGGACGACGGGGGCGACCTCGTCTCAACCCTCCACTCTGAGAGGAAAGAGCTCATGAATAGCATCATCGCCGGAACAGAGGAGACAACCACGGGAGTGATTCGGTTCCGGAGCATGGAGCGTGAGGGCGTGCTCAAATTCCCAATCATCGCGGTAAACGACGCTATGACCAAGCACCTCTTTGACAACAGATACGGCACTGGCCAGAGCAGCATAGATGGCATCCTGCGCGCCACAAACGTCCTTCTCGCGGGCAAGAGCTTCGTCGTGGCGGGCTACGGCTGGTGCGGGCGCGGCGTCGCGATGAGGGCGAGGGGCGCGGGGGCCAATGTAATCGTCACTGAGGTCGACCCGCTCAGGGCACTCGAAGCCGTCATGGACGGCTTTAGAGTACTGCCAATGAGGAGGGCGGCGCGCGAAGGTGATATCTTCATTACCGCCACAGGGAACAGGAATGTCATAAGGGCGGAGCATATCAGGTTGATGAAGGACGGCGCGATTCTCTGCAACACGGGCCACTTCAACGTCGAGATCGAGCTGCCGGCCCTCGAGAGGCTCTCGGCCTCGAAGCGCCGGATAAGAAAGGAAGTCGATGAATACCGCCTAAAGAGCGGGAAGAGGATTTACCTACTGAGCGAGGGCAGACTTGTGAACCTGGCGGCGGCCGAGGGCCACCCCGCGGCCGTAATGGATATGAGCTTCGCGAACCAGGCACTCTGTGCTGAATATATCGCTCGCGAGGGAAGGGATCTAAAAATCGGTGTCTACCCGGTTCCCGGGAGCATAGACTCAGAGGTGGCGAGGCTGAAGCTCCGCGCGATGGGCATCTCAATAGACAGACTGACCTCAGAGCAGCGGCGCTACCTCCGGAGCTGGAGCGACGGGACCTGA
- a CDS encoding MFS transporter: protein MPSGRKRFSKAGSFPPTHPGASSPASGRDRSSGTPIQSWYYAHGLHYAADGGASPLVPLFVTGVLGGSVADVGLVSAASSMASVPASIGWGELSDALLKRKPFILVGYIGTGVLFLLMGVSDTIEQFLGLNILLGLIAAASVPVSTLLITETMDARRWSREIGIFTKLGGIGWILGLIGGGLWLELSVRSMPSGESLRWLFLILGGLSLASGAAAWLLIREPPIRPFTQRKVDKLVIFQGRIVERTRYLPLWMYRRKYHDAMHRVHSVGETIPRALRFYYVTILFLFSGFQTVYTPIPVFLSERILASGLVVFIFYLFSSVTATLMYSRAGRLIPEFGERRVLIAANIIRTGIFTGFGFIALLIASGPQIPYLLLIGLLLSMQVGAGFFWAFVSVSSTTIVSRCAPGWARGENLGLFNAIVSLGGIVGALAGGGVAQLAGYPAAFFTGAALVIGGVVGLRLNPALDQLGARRDGREWRE from the coding sequence GTGCCCAGCGGGAGAAAGCGCTTCTCGAAGGCAGGGAGTTTTCCCCCTACCCACCCGGGAGCCTCCTCTCCAGCCAGCGGCCGGGACCGCTCCTCCGGAACGCCCATTCAGAGCTGGTACTACGCCCACGGTCTCCACTACGCCGCCGATGGAGGTGCGAGCCCACTCGTCCCGCTCTTCGTGACCGGCGTCCTTGGCGGGAGTGTGGCAGACGTCGGGCTCGTGAGTGCCGCCTCGTCCATGGCCTCGGTCCCCGCCTCCATCGGGTGGGGAGAGCTCTCAGACGCTCTCCTGAAGAGGAAACCCTTCATACTCGTCGGATACATCGGCACTGGGGTCCTTTTTCTCCTTATGGGCGTTAGCGACACAATAGAGCAATTCCTGGGCCTAAACATCCTTCTCGGCCTTATCGCCGCCGCCAGCGTGCCAGTCTCGACGCTTCTCATCACTGAGACCATGGACGCCCGGCGCTGGTCCCGCGAGATAGGGATTTTCACGAAGCTGGGCGGCATAGGCTGGATTCTAGGGCTTATCGGGGGTGGCCTCTGGCTCGAGCTGAGCGTCAGGTCCATGCCCTCGGGTGAGAGCCTGAGATGGCTCTTCCTTATCCTCGGCGGCCTATCACTTGCCTCTGGCGCAGCTGCCTGGCTCCTCATCCGAGAACCCCCCATCAGACCATTCACTCAGAGGAAAGTGGACAAGCTCGTGATATTTCAGGGCCGAATAGTCGAGCGGACTCGATATCTTCCGCTCTGGATGTATAGGAGAAAGTATCATGACGCCATGCACCGGGTCCATTCTGTGGGGGAGACCATCCCACGGGCTCTCAGGTTCTATTATGTCACAATCTTATTTCTCTTCTCTGGGTTCCAGACGGTCTACACACCGATTCCAGTCTTTCTCAGCGAGAGAATTCTTGCTTCAGGTCTCGTGGTTTTCATTTTCTACTTGTTCTCATCAGTGACCGCCACCCTGATGTACTCCCGGGCCGGAAGGCTCATACCGGAGTTCGGGGAAAGAAGGGTTCTGATCGCAGCAAACATCATCCGGACGGGGATATTTACAGGCTTCGGGTTTATTGCCCTCCTCATCGCTTCCGGACCCCAGATCCCCTACCTCCTCCTGATAGGCCTTCTGCTCTCGATGCAAGTCGGCGCGGGATTCTTCTGGGCATTCGTCAGCGTCTCGTCCACAACCATCGTTTCCAGGTGCGCCCCCGGATGGGCCCGAGGCGAGAACCTCGGCCTTTTCAATGCCATTGTTTCATTGGGTGGTATCGTTGGAGCGCTCGCCGGCGGGGGCGTTGCCCAGCTAGCGGGCTACCCCGCGGCCTTCTTCACCGGCGCAGCACTGGTCATCGGCGGCGTCGTGGGCCTGAGGCTCAACCCGGCCCTCGACCAGCTCGGCGCACGGAGGGATGGAAGGGAGTGGAGGGAGTGA
- a CDS encoding inositol monophosphatase family protein, producing the protein MRDAEWLGVFRSLGRRAGRAAGRLYGTKTGRRELGRGAAGDTTVFLDRALEKLVIGTVRRAGNVRLISEEAGVMDFGEPEVCIIADPLDGSVNAKAGVPFFSVSYALAPLEPRMADVRVGYVRNLVSGDEYWAFKGGGAFKNGKRIRASNQSTIELLLMELSPGHRKALRVSRGLLEQTARVRCLGSVALDFCLVASGVASALVDFRGGLLRTLDQCAGKLILEEAGGLVTDESGGTIDHLSVDLTTRTDIIAAANRRVLDRVVRARWG; encoded by the coding sequence ATGAGGGACGCGGAGTGGCTTGGTGTCTTCAGGTCGCTCGGTAGGAGAGCGGGCCGAGCGGCGGGTCGGCTCTACGGCACAAAGACTGGACGCAGGGAGCTCGGGAGGGGAGCGGCTGGCGACACCACGGTCTTCCTTGACCGAGCCCTTGAGAAGCTCGTCATCGGGACCGTTCGGAGGGCCGGGAACGTCCGCCTCATTTCCGAGGAGGCGGGGGTGATGGACTTCGGAGAGCCGGAGGTCTGTATCATTGCCGACCCGCTCGACGGCTCGGTTAATGCAAAAGCCGGCGTGCCCTTTTTCTCGGTCTCCTACGCCCTCGCCCCCCTGGAGCCGAGAATGGCTGACGTACGCGTCGGGTATGTCCGGAACCTGGTCAGCGGCGACGAGTACTGGGCCTTTAAGGGCGGCGGTGCGTTTAAAAATGGAAAGAGGATAAGGGCTTCCAACCAATCTACCATAGAGCTCCTTCTGATGGAGCTCTCGCCCGGCCACAGGAAGGCTCTGAGGGTCTCGCGCGGGCTCCTCGAGCAGACCGCGCGCGTGAGGTGCCTGGGCTCCGTCGCGCTGGACTTCTGCCTGGTCGCCTCCGGCGTTGCGAGCGCGCTGGTGGACTTCCGGGGGGGCCTCCTCAGAACGCTTGACCAGTGCGCTGGAAAGTTGATTCTCGAGGAGGCGGGGGGCCTCGTCACCGACGAGAGTGGGGGGACCATTGACCACCTTAGCGTGGACCTGACCACCAGGACCGACATCATCGCCGCGGCGAACCGGCGTGTTCTCGACAGAGTAGTGAGGGCCAGGTGGGGGTGA